Proteins encoded within one genomic window of Candidatus Zixiibacteriota bacterium:
- the flgF gene encoding flagellar basal-body rod protein FlgF, whose amino-acid sequence MIKGLYTSASGMIPHLRKQEASANNLANVGTVGYKKDGVFTQELSKATRRQAAKITDWEQPMVDEVYVDFTQGTFNKTGASLDMAIDGDGFFTLQFEDGSTVLTRSGSFTVDGDGFLAFPGGALVMGEGGPITVGSGQVDVSADGEIQVNGQAVGRIIPQTVEDLTQLEKVGNGSFVVPDGVTTTPVENAQIRQGYVEESNVDIVREMVDMIISYRSYEANAASVQSQDKSLDDLFNRVGGNQ is encoded by the coding sequence ATGATAAAGGGACTTTATACATCCGCATCCGGTATGATACCGCACCTAAGGAAGCAGGAAGCTTCGGCCAACAACCTGGCCAATGTCGGTACCGTCGGATACAAAAAAGACGGCGTGTTTACCCAGGAGTTGTCCAAGGCCACCAGACGACAGGCGGCTAAGATAACTGATTGGGAACAACCCATGGTCGACGAAGTCTATGTCGACTTCACCCAGGGGACATTCAACAAGACCGGTGCGTCGCTCGATATGGCAATCGACGGCGACGGCTTTTTCACCCTTCAATTCGAAGACGGCAGCACCGTTTTGACTCGCTCCGGCAGTTTCACCGTGGACGGCGACGGCTTTTTGGCTTTCCCGGGAGGAGCTCTGGTGATGGGAGAAGGGGGACCGATAACAGTCGGGTCCGGTCAGGTAGATGTCTCCGCTGACGGCGAGATCCAGGTCAACGGACAAGCTGTCGGACGAATTATTCCGCAAACGGTGGAAGACCTTACTCAACTGGAAAAGGTCGGGAATGGTTCCTTCGTGGTGCCTGACGGGGTAACGACCACGCCGGTCGAGAATGCCCAGATTCGTCAGGGATATGTCGAGGAATCCAACGTGGATATTGTCCGGGAGATGGTAGATATGATTATCTCTTATCGCTCTTACGAGGCTAACGCCGCGTCGGTGCAGTCCCAGGACAAATCTCTTGACGACCTTTTCAATCGGGTGGGTGGTAACCAGTAA